In a single window of the Neodiprion virginianus isolate iyNeoVirg1 chromosome 1, iyNeoVirg1.1, whole genome shotgun sequence genome:
- the LOC124308624 gene encoding uncharacterized protein LOC124308624 isoform X8, giving the protein MEIDSNCGIVKSLQIVSNPDSHIVNREVDDTTVKVLLISRRKTQTLVTLSIHDKDCTMLDLLIKMDISPNRPSKIYLVKDKSVDLDYIVEDSQPGNYLNSDQGCSQESTNQNSTTHVSSEFEENLNCFKKTHKQFYSNNNEDNQSLKSERNESKAYKRDRKQDYQQFTVNTDLIDESDTSTDSSNDEIFPTHNLCKSNFTSLKVVNAKENTRIKLMPKKEVNSTCDSICSGSNHKFGNNENVEDESVKSEIENMTDDSNQVPSVSLMCKRVFIGSYHYGPNETVIISQKGMEMRVPLPNDSTTIIMLNIKFEYLLKVLFYSGETIPSLIFWASSKAGPIVREELGMKDPKGPYYNSVAKGRFFPSLIMKVCTTVSLLILTGRILFIVPDDRCRRIILLLQKVTKETKLILESLFTPNNALLVLNFSDTKTILGYALPAKIWKPIKKSLQTTKKYASRVKNSVTSKLQSSFKESQNHITLSLQTPSSVEKSIANKIKTPKQLPSYANESVAKISAIANSNNEDSENDDSAHRSIQTILIYPPAPARDAITINDRDCACLGKDKFLNDVIIDFYLKYLSLEVLLKEDQKRTYVFSSHFYKRLTHSHVSDANNRLLRATKRHSGVQKWTKDLTLDCGHNLLSWPCWRGGCSSISSR; this is encoded by the exons ATGGAAATCGATTCCAACTGCGGAATAGTCAAATCACTGCAAATAGTGTCCAATCCCGACTCGCACATTGTCAATCGTGAAGTTGACGATACCACAGTTAAAGTCTTACTGATTTCACGAAGGAAAACGCAAACATTAGTTACTCTTAGTATACACGATAAAGATTGCACTATGCTGGATCTGCTAATTAAG ATGGATATATCACCGAATAGGCCTTCGAAAATTTATCTTGTAAAAGACAAGTCAGTGGATTTGGACTACATAGTTGAAGATTCACAGCCAGGAAATTATTTGAACTCTGATCAAGGGTGCAGTCAAGAAAGCACAAATCAAAATTCTACTACTCATGTATCTAG TGAGTTTGAAGAAAACCTCAACTGTTTCAAGAAAACTCATAAG caattttattcaaataataatgaagaCAACCAGTCTCTGAAATCTGAACGAAATGAATCGAAAGCTTACAAGAGAGACAGAAAACAAGATTATCAACAGTTCACAGTCAACACAGATCTTATCGATGAGTCAG aTACCTCAACAGATTCATCGAACGATGAGATATTTCCAACACACAATCTAtgtaaaagtaatttcacATCACTCAAAGTTGTGAATGCCAAAGAAAATactagaataaaattaatgccAAAAAAGGAAGTAAACAGTACATGTGATTCTATTTGTAGTGGTAGCAACCACAAATTTGGCAACAATGAAAATGTTGAAG ATGAAAGCGTGAagtctgaaattgaaaacatgaCAGATGATTCAAATCAGGTACCTTCCGTATCTCTGATGTGTAAAAGAGTGTTCATAGGATCTTATCATTACGGTCCCAATGAAACAGTAATTATATCGCAAAAAGGGATGGAAATGCGAGTTCCACTTCCCAATGACA GTACGACCATTATTATGCTAAATATTAAATTCGAATATCTTTTAAAAGTACTTTTCTATTCTGGTGAAACTATACCGTCTCTGATTTTTTGGGCTTCGTCAAAAGCAGGGCCTATTGTTCGTGAAGAGTTGGGGATGAAAGATCCAAAAGGTCCTTATTACAATTCAGTTGCCAAAGGTAGATTTTTTCCATCTCTGATAATGAAAGTGTGTACCACTGTCTCATTGTTAATACTGACTGGTAGAATTCTTTTTATTGTGCCAGATGACAGATGTCGACGGATAATACTCCTACTTCAAAAAGTAACCAAGGAAACAAAATTGATATTGGAGTCCTTATTTACACCAAATAATGCCTTACTTGTGTTGAATTTTTCGGATACCAAAACCATTCTTGGATATGCATTACCTGCAAAG ATTTGGAAACCGATAAAAAAATCACTGCAAACGACCAAAAAGTATGCATCAAGAGTCAAAAATTCTGTGACCAGTAAACTGCAATCATCCTTCAAAGAGTCGCAAAATCATATAACATTGTCTCTACAGACACCATCATCAGTTGAGAAATCAATAGCTAATAAGATTAAAACACCTAAACAACTTCCAAGTTATGCAAATGAATCTGTGGCGAAAATATCAGCAATCGCAAATTCCAATAACGAAGATTCTGAGAATGACGATTCTGCACATAGATCTATACAAAC AATATTAATTTACCCTCCCGCACCAGCCAGAGATGCGATTACAATAAATGACCGAGATTGTGCTTGCCTTGGGAAAGATAAATTTCTAAATGACGTTATCATTGACTTCTATCTGAAATACCTCTCTCTGGAGGTTTTGTTAAAGGAGGATCAGAAGAGAACTTACGTGTTTTCTTCCCATTTCTATAAAAGATTGACACATTCGCACGTGTCAGATGCAAACAATCGACTTCTCCGAGCTACTAAACGACATTCCGGCGTTCAAAAGTGGACGAAAGAT CTCACATTGGATTGTGGCCATAATCTGCTTTCCTGGCCTTGCTGGCGAGGTGGATGTTCATCGATCAGCAGCAGATGA
- the LOC124308624 gene encoding uncharacterized protein LOC124308624 isoform X1 gives MEIDSNCGIVKSLQIVSNPDSHIVNREVDDTTVKVLLISRRKTQTLVTLSIHDKDCTMLDLLIKMDISPNRPSKIYLVKDKSVDLDYIVEDSQPGNYLNSDQGCSQESTNQNSTTHVSSEFEENLNCFKKTHKQFYSNNNEDNQSLKSERNESKAYKRDRKQDYQQFTVNTDLIDESDTSTDSSNDEIFPTHNLCKSNFTSLKVVNAKENTRIKLMPKKEVNSTCDSICSGSNHKFGNNENVEDESVKSEIENMTDDSNQVPSVSLMCKRVFIGSYHYGPNETVIISQKGMEMRVPLPNDSTTIIMLNIKFEYLLKVLFYSGETIPSLIFWASSKAGPIVREELGMKDPKGPYYNSVAKGRFFPSLIMKVCTTVSLLILTGRILFIVPDDRCRRIILLLQKVTKETKLILESLFTPNNALLVLNFSDTKTILGYALPAKIWKPIKKSLQTTKKYASRVKNSVTSKLQSSFKESQNHITLSLQTPSSVEKSIANKIKTPKQLPSYANESVAKISAIANSNNEDSENDDSAHRSIQTILIYPPAPARDAITINDRDCACLGKDKFLNDVIIDFYLKYLSLEVLLKEDQKRTYVFSSHFYKRLTHSHVSDANNRLLRATKRHSGVQKWTKDVNIFEKDFIIIPINERSHWIVAIICFPGLAGEVDVHRSAADDGMVETRSSKTEIPMTRKLQSARKSTQEVWKLPCILIFDSLHGFGGYTKVLLALQEYLSCEYLAKTGIKDTFFLNMTNAVCPEVPQQSNSSDCGIYLLHYVERFFQDPIKDYNLPIKGLKEWFDKSAIVHKRKEIYDLIMSRR, from the exons ATGGAAATCGATTCCAACTGCGGAATAGTCAAATCACTGCAAATAGTGTCCAATCCCGACTCGCACATTGTCAATCGTGAAGTTGACGATACCACAGTTAAAGTCTTACTGATTTCACGAAGGAAAACGCAAACATTAGTTACTCTTAGTATACACGATAAAGATTGCACTATGCTGGATCTGCTAATTAAG ATGGATATATCACCGAATAGGCCTTCGAAAATTTATCTTGTAAAAGACAAGTCAGTGGATTTGGACTACATAGTTGAAGATTCACAGCCAGGAAATTATTTGAACTCTGATCAAGGGTGCAGTCAAGAAAGCACAAATCAAAATTCTACTACTCATGTATCTAG TGAGTTTGAAGAAAACCTCAACTGTTTCAAGAAAACTCATAAG caattttattcaaataataatgaagaCAACCAGTCTCTGAAATCTGAACGAAATGAATCGAAAGCTTACAAGAGAGACAGAAAACAAGATTATCAACAGTTCACAGTCAACACAGATCTTATCGATGAGTCAG aTACCTCAACAGATTCATCGAACGATGAGATATTTCCAACACACAATCTAtgtaaaagtaatttcacATCACTCAAAGTTGTGAATGCCAAAGAAAATactagaataaaattaatgccAAAAAAGGAAGTAAACAGTACATGTGATTCTATTTGTAGTGGTAGCAACCACAAATTTGGCAACAATGAAAATGTTGAAG ATGAAAGCGTGAagtctgaaattgaaaacatgaCAGATGATTCAAATCAGGTACCTTCCGTATCTCTGATGTGTAAAAGAGTGTTCATAGGATCTTATCATTACGGTCCCAATGAAACAGTAATTATATCGCAAAAAGGGATGGAAATGCGAGTTCCACTTCCCAATGACA GTACGACCATTATTATGCTAAATATTAAATTCGAATATCTTTTAAAAGTACTTTTCTATTCTGGTGAAACTATACCGTCTCTGATTTTTTGGGCTTCGTCAAAAGCAGGGCCTATTGTTCGTGAAGAGTTGGGGATGAAAGATCCAAAAGGTCCTTATTACAATTCAGTTGCCAAAGGTAGATTTTTTCCATCTCTGATAATGAAAGTGTGTACCACTGTCTCATTGTTAATACTGACTGGTAGAATTCTTTTTATTGTGCCAGATGACAGATGTCGACGGATAATACTCCTACTTCAAAAAGTAACCAAGGAAACAAAATTGATATTGGAGTCCTTATTTACACCAAATAATGCCTTACTTGTGTTGAATTTTTCGGATACCAAAACCATTCTTGGATATGCATTACCTGCAAAG ATTTGGAAACCGATAAAAAAATCACTGCAAACGACCAAAAAGTATGCATCAAGAGTCAAAAATTCTGTGACCAGTAAACTGCAATCATCCTTCAAAGAGTCGCAAAATCATATAACATTGTCTCTACAGACACCATCATCAGTTGAGAAATCAATAGCTAATAAGATTAAAACACCTAAACAACTTCCAAGTTATGCAAATGAATCTGTGGCGAAAATATCAGCAATCGCAAATTCCAATAACGAAGATTCTGAGAATGACGATTCTGCACATAGATCTATACAAAC AATATTAATTTACCCTCCCGCACCAGCCAGAGATGCGATTACAATAAATGACCGAGATTGTGCTTGCCTTGGGAAAGATAAATTTCTAAATGACGTTATCATTGACTTCTATCTGAAATACCTCTCTCTGGAGGTTTTGTTAAAGGAGGATCAGAAGAGAACTTACGTGTTTTCTTCCCATTTCTATAAAAGATTGACACATTCGCACGTGTCAGATGCAAACAATCGACTTCTCCGAGCTACTAAACGACATTCCGGCGTTCAAAAGTGGACGAAAGATgtgaatatatttgaaaaagacTTTATCATTATTCCAATTAATGAACG CTCACATTGGATTGTGGCCATAATCTGCTTTCCTGGCCTTGCTGGCGAGGTGGATGTTCATCGATCAGCAGCAGATGATGGTATGGTGGAAACAAGAAGCTCTAAAACTGAAATTCCAATGACAAGGAAGTTACAAAGTGCTCGTAAATCAACGCAAGAAGTCTGGAAACT GCCTTGcatattgatttttgattcGTTGCACGGATTCGGAGGATACACCAAAGTTTTATTAGCACTGCAAGAATACTTGAGTTGTGAATACTTGGCTAAAACTGGTATAAAAGATACTTTCTTCCTAAACATGACAAATGCAGTGTGTCCTGAAGTTCCACAGCAGTCTAATTCCAGTGATTGTGGTATCTATCTGCTGCACTATGTTGAACGCTTCTTTCAA gaCCCCATCAAGGACTACAACTTACCGATAAAAGGGCTGAAAGAGTGGTTTGACAAAAGTGCTATTGTtcataaaagaaaagaaatttatgaTTTAATAATGAGTCGAAGGTAG
- the LOC124308624 gene encoding uncharacterized protein LOC124308624 isoform X2: MEIDSNCGIVKSLQIVSNPDSHIVNREVDDTTVKVLLISRRKTQTLVTLSIHDKDCTMLDLLIKMDISPNRPSKIYLVKDKSVDLDYIVEDSQPGNYLNSDQGCSQESTNQNSTTHVSSEFEENLNCFKKTHKQFYSNNNEDNQSLKSERNESKAYKRDRKQDYQQFTVNTDLIDESDTSTDSSNDEIFPTHNLCKSNFTSLKVVNAKENTRIKLMPKKEVNSTCDSICSGSNHKFGNNENVEDESVKSEIENMTDDSNQVPSVSLMCKRVFIGSYHYGPNETVIISQKGMEMRVPLPNDSTTIIMLNIKFEYLLKVLFYSGETIPSLIFWASSKAGPIVREELGMKDPKGPYYNSVAKGRFFPSLIMKVCTTVSLLILTGRILFIVPDDRCRRIILLLQKVTKETKLILESLFTPNNALLVLNFSDTKTILGYALPAKIWKPIKKSLQTTKKYASRVKNSVTSKLQSSFKESQNHITLSLQTPSSVEKSIANKIKTPKQLPSYANESVAKISAIANSNNEDSENDDSAHRSIQTILIYPPAPARDAITINDRDCACLGKDKFLNDVIIDFYLKYLSLEVLLKEDQKRTYVFSSHFYKRLTHSHVSDANNRLLRATKRHSGVQKWTKDVNIFEKDFIIIPINERSHWIVAIICFPGLAGEVDVHRSAADDGMVETRSSKTEIPMTRKLQSARKSTQEVWKLPCILIFDSLHGFGGYTKVLLALQEYLSCEYLAKTGIKDTFFLNMTNAVCPEVPQQSNSSDCGIYLLHYVERFFQKFFLRTPSRTTTYR; encoded by the exons ATGGAAATCGATTCCAACTGCGGAATAGTCAAATCACTGCAAATAGTGTCCAATCCCGACTCGCACATTGTCAATCGTGAAGTTGACGATACCACAGTTAAAGTCTTACTGATTTCACGAAGGAAAACGCAAACATTAGTTACTCTTAGTATACACGATAAAGATTGCACTATGCTGGATCTGCTAATTAAG ATGGATATATCACCGAATAGGCCTTCGAAAATTTATCTTGTAAAAGACAAGTCAGTGGATTTGGACTACATAGTTGAAGATTCACAGCCAGGAAATTATTTGAACTCTGATCAAGGGTGCAGTCAAGAAAGCACAAATCAAAATTCTACTACTCATGTATCTAG TGAGTTTGAAGAAAACCTCAACTGTTTCAAGAAAACTCATAAG caattttattcaaataataatgaagaCAACCAGTCTCTGAAATCTGAACGAAATGAATCGAAAGCTTACAAGAGAGACAGAAAACAAGATTATCAACAGTTCACAGTCAACACAGATCTTATCGATGAGTCAG aTACCTCAACAGATTCATCGAACGATGAGATATTTCCAACACACAATCTAtgtaaaagtaatttcacATCACTCAAAGTTGTGAATGCCAAAGAAAATactagaataaaattaatgccAAAAAAGGAAGTAAACAGTACATGTGATTCTATTTGTAGTGGTAGCAACCACAAATTTGGCAACAATGAAAATGTTGAAG ATGAAAGCGTGAagtctgaaattgaaaacatgaCAGATGATTCAAATCAGGTACCTTCCGTATCTCTGATGTGTAAAAGAGTGTTCATAGGATCTTATCATTACGGTCCCAATGAAACAGTAATTATATCGCAAAAAGGGATGGAAATGCGAGTTCCACTTCCCAATGACA GTACGACCATTATTATGCTAAATATTAAATTCGAATATCTTTTAAAAGTACTTTTCTATTCTGGTGAAACTATACCGTCTCTGATTTTTTGGGCTTCGTCAAAAGCAGGGCCTATTGTTCGTGAAGAGTTGGGGATGAAAGATCCAAAAGGTCCTTATTACAATTCAGTTGCCAAAGGTAGATTTTTTCCATCTCTGATAATGAAAGTGTGTACCACTGTCTCATTGTTAATACTGACTGGTAGAATTCTTTTTATTGTGCCAGATGACAGATGTCGACGGATAATACTCCTACTTCAAAAAGTAACCAAGGAAACAAAATTGATATTGGAGTCCTTATTTACACCAAATAATGCCTTACTTGTGTTGAATTTTTCGGATACCAAAACCATTCTTGGATATGCATTACCTGCAAAG ATTTGGAAACCGATAAAAAAATCACTGCAAACGACCAAAAAGTATGCATCAAGAGTCAAAAATTCTGTGACCAGTAAACTGCAATCATCCTTCAAAGAGTCGCAAAATCATATAACATTGTCTCTACAGACACCATCATCAGTTGAGAAATCAATAGCTAATAAGATTAAAACACCTAAACAACTTCCAAGTTATGCAAATGAATCTGTGGCGAAAATATCAGCAATCGCAAATTCCAATAACGAAGATTCTGAGAATGACGATTCTGCACATAGATCTATACAAAC AATATTAATTTACCCTCCCGCACCAGCCAGAGATGCGATTACAATAAATGACCGAGATTGTGCTTGCCTTGGGAAAGATAAATTTCTAAATGACGTTATCATTGACTTCTATCTGAAATACCTCTCTCTGGAGGTTTTGTTAAAGGAGGATCAGAAGAGAACTTACGTGTTTTCTTCCCATTTCTATAAAAGATTGACACATTCGCACGTGTCAGATGCAAACAATCGACTTCTCCGAGCTACTAAACGACATTCCGGCGTTCAAAAGTGGACGAAAGATgtgaatatatttgaaaaagacTTTATCATTATTCCAATTAATGAACG CTCACATTGGATTGTGGCCATAATCTGCTTTCCTGGCCTTGCTGGCGAGGTGGATGTTCATCGATCAGCAGCAGATGATGGTATGGTGGAAACAAGAAGCTCTAAAACTGAAATTCCAATGACAAGGAAGTTACAAAGTGCTCGTAAATCAACGCAAGAAGTCTGGAAACT GCCTTGcatattgatttttgattcGTTGCACGGATTCGGAGGATACACCAAAGTTTTATTAGCACTGCAAGAATACTTGAGTTGTGAATACTTGGCTAAAACTGGTATAAAAGATACTTTCTTCCTAAACATGACAAATGCAGTGTGTCCTGAAGTTCCACAGCAGTCTAATTCCAGTGATTGTGGTATCTATCTGCTGCACTATGTTGAACGCTTCTTTCAA aaattttttctcaggaCCCCATCAAGGACTACAACTTACCGATAA
- the LOC124308624 gene encoding uncharacterized protein LOC124308624 isoform X6, whose protein sequence is MDISPNRPSKIYLVKDKSVDLDYIVEDSQPGNYLNSDQGCSQESTNQNSTTHVSSEFEENLNCFKKTHKQFYSNNNEDNQSLKSERNESKAYKRDRKQDYQQFTVNTDLIDESDTSTDSSNDEIFPTHNLCKSNFTSLKVVNAKENTRIKLMPKKEVNSTCDSICSGSNHKFGNNENVEDESVKSEIENMTDDSNQVPSVSLMCKRVFIGSYHYGPNETVIISQKGMEMRVPLPNDSTTIIMLNIKFEYLLKVLFYSGETIPSLIFWASSKAGPIVREELGMKDPKGPYYNSVAKGRFFPSLIMKVCTTVSLLILTGRILFIVPDDRCRRIILLLQKVTKETKLILESLFTPNNALLVLNFSDTKTILGYALPAKIWKPIKKSLQTTKKYASRVKNSVTSKLQSSFKESQNHITLSLQTPSSVEKSIANKIKTPKQLPSYANESVAKISAIANSNNEDSENDDSAHRSIQTILIYPPAPARDAITINDRDCACLGKDKFLNDVIIDFYLKYLSLEVLLKEDQKRTYVFSSHFYKRLTHSHVSDANNRLLRATKRHSGVQKWTKDVNIFEKDFIIIPINERSHWIVAIICFPGLAGEVDVHRSAADDGMVETRSSKTEIPMTRKLQSARKSTQEVWKLPCILIFDSLHGFGGYTKVLLALQEYLSCEYLAKTGIKDTFFLNMTNAVCPEVPQQSNSSDCGIYLLHYVERFFQDPIKDYNLPIKGLKEWFDKSAIVHKRKEIYDLIMSRR, encoded by the exons ATGGATATATCACCGAATAGGCCTTCGAAAATTTATCTTGTAAAAGACAAGTCAGTGGATTTGGACTACATAGTTGAAGATTCACAGCCAGGAAATTATTTGAACTCTGATCAAGGGTGCAGTCAAGAAAGCACAAATCAAAATTCTACTACTCATGTATCTAG TGAGTTTGAAGAAAACCTCAACTGTTTCAAGAAAACTCATAAG caattttattcaaataataatgaagaCAACCAGTCTCTGAAATCTGAACGAAATGAATCGAAAGCTTACAAGAGAGACAGAAAACAAGATTATCAACAGTTCACAGTCAACACAGATCTTATCGATGAGTCAG aTACCTCAACAGATTCATCGAACGATGAGATATTTCCAACACACAATCTAtgtaaaagtaatttcacATCACTCAAAGTTGTGAATGCCAAAGAAAATactagaataaaattaatgccAAAAAAGGAAGTAAACAGTACATGTGATTCTATTTGTAGTGGTAGCAACCACAAATTTGGCAACAATGAAAATGTTGAAG ATGAAAGCGTGAagtctgaaattgaaaacatgaCAGATGATTCAAATCAGGTACCTTCCGTATCTCTGATGTGTAAAAGAGTGTTCATAGGATCTTATCATTACGGTCCCAATGAAACAGTAATTATATCGCAAAAAGGGATGGAAATGCGAGTTCCACTTCCCAATGACA GTACGACCATTATTATGCTAAATATTAAATTCGAATATCTTTTAAAAGTACTTTTCTATTCTGGTGAAACTATACCGTCTCTGATTTTTTGGGCTTCGTCAAAAGCAGGGCCTATTGTTCGTGAAGAGTTGGGGATGAAAGATCCAAAAGGTCCTTATTACAATTCAGTTGCCAAAGGTAGATTTTTTCCATCTCTGATAATGAAAGTGTGTACCACTGTCTCATTGTTAATACTGACTGGTAGAATTCTTTTTATTGTGCCAGATGACAGATGTCGACGGATAATACTCCTACTTCAAAAAGTAACCAAGGAAACAAAATTGATATTGGAGTCCTTATTTACACCAAATAATGCCTTACTTGTGTTGAATTTTTCGGATACCAAAACCATTCTTGGATATGCATTACCTGCAAAG ATTTGGAAACCGATAAAAAAATCACTGCAAACGACCAAAAAGTATGCATCAAGAGTCAAAAATTCTGTGACCAGTAAACTGCAATCATCCTTCAAAGAGTCGCAAAATCATATAACATTGTCTCTACAGACACCATCATCAGTTGAGAAATCAATAGCTAATAAGATTAAAACACCTAAACAACTTCCAAGTTATGCAAATGAATCTGTGGCGAAAATATCAGCAATCGCAAATTCCAATAACGAAGATTCTGAGAATGACGATTCTGCACATAGATCTATACAAAC AATATTAATTTACCCTCCCGCACCAGCCAGAGATGCGATTACAATAAATGACCGAGATTGTGCTTGCCTTGGGAAAGATAAATTTCTAAATGACGTTATCATTGACTTCTATCTGAAATACCTCTCTCTGGAGGTTTTGTTAAAGGAGGATCAGAAGAGAACTTACGTGTTTTCTTCCCATTTCTATAAAAGATTGACACATTCGCACGTGTCAGATGCAAACAATCGACTTCTCCGAGCTACTAAACGACATTCCGGCGTTCAAAAGTGGACGAAAGATgtgaatatatttgaaaaagacTTTATCATTATTCCAATTAATGAACG CTCACATTGGATTGTGGCCATAATCTGCTTTCCTGGCCTTGCTGGCGAGGTGGATGTTCATCGATCAGCAGCAGATGATGGTATGGTGGAAACAAGAAGCTCTAAAACTGAAATTCCAATGACAAGGAAGTTACAAAGTGCTCGTAAATCAACGCAAGAAGTCTGGAAACT GCCTTGcatattgatttttgattcGTTGCACGGATTCGGAGGATACACCAAAGTTTTATTAGCACTGCAAGAATACTTGAGTTGTGAATACTTGGCTAAAACTGGTATAAAAGATACTTTCTTCCTAAACATGACAAATGCAGTGTGTCCTGAAGTTCCACAGCAGTCTAATTCCAGTGATTGTGGTATCTATCTGCTGCACTATGTTGAACGCTTCTTTCAA gaCCCCATCAAGGACTACAACTTACCGATAAAAGGGCTGAAAGAGTGGTTTGACAAAAGTGCTATTGTtcataaaagaaaagaaatttatgaTTTAATAATGAGTCGAAGGTAG